In the genome of Neisseria animaloris, one region contains:
- a CDS encoding RHS repeat-associated core domain-containing protein: MLVQASYGLDKRLYNIGKGNRLEAYNGTEYTYDALGNMIYRQLPNDESQLFQYDSENQLIRAEIKKPKGNTEIWEYAYDPFGRRLSKERKDKLAWTSTAPKRTHFVWDGTRLLQEYSYKGSYTYIYTDQDSYEPLAQIFDNAKDGKQYLSYFHTDQIGIPREMTDQFGNLLWYGEYTAWGRLKTDERVYQHAHQPFRLQNQYCDEETGLHYNLFRYYEPDCGRFVNQDPIGLWGGDNLYWFAPNIQDWIDPLGLVHEKAPGYHVYGLFDVDLKTGKLADKPYYIGITNDTARRITEHQESRRLTTDGSTRMQTLHRDLTYGQARGYEQALIEHYDTKKGVIGEEISQQNRQNKINSFDVDSKTRRKSRQRYFMKFRNQLLKKLKGKCS, translated from the coding sequence ATGTTGGTTCAAGCATCATACGGGCTGGATAAAAGGCTATATAACATCGGCAAAGGCAACCGCCTCGAAGCATACAACGGCACCGAATACACCTACGACGCCTTGGGCAATATGATTTACCGCCAACTGCCGAATGATGAAAGCCAGTTGTTCCAATACGACAGCGAAAACCAACTTATCCGCGCAGAGATTAAAAAGCCCAAAGGCAATACCGAGATTTGGGAGTATGCTTACGACCCGTTCGGGCGCAGACTGAGCAAAGAGCGCAAAGACAAATTGGCGTGGACGAGCACCGCACCGAAACGGACGCATTTTGTTTGGGACGGGACGAGATTGCTTCAAGAGTATAGCTATAAGGGCAGCTATACCTACATTTACACCGACCAAGATTCTTACGAACCGCTGGCGCAAATCTTTGACAACGCCAAAGACGGCAAACAATACTTAAGCTACTTCCACACCGACCAAATCGGCATCCCGCGCGAAATGACCGACCAGTTTGGCAATCTGCTGTGGTACGGCGAATATACCGCTTGGGGCCGTCTGAAAACAGACGAGCGGGTTTATCAGCATGCGCACCAGCCGTTTAGGTTGCAGAACCAGTATTGCGATGAAGAGACGGGGCTGCACTATAACCTTTTTCGCTACTATGAGCCTGATTGTGGTCGGTTTGTGAATCAGGATCCGATTGGCTTGTGGGGTGGGGATAATCTTTATTGGTTTGCTCCGAATATTCAAGACTGGATTGATCCCTTGGGTTTAGTCCATGAAAAGGCTCCAGGTTATCATGTTTACGGTTTATTCGATGTAGACCTTAAAACAGGTAAATTGGCAGATAAACCTTATTATATTGGGATAACTAATGATACGGCGAGAAGGATTACTGAACATCAAGAATCTAGGAGACTAACTACAGATGGATCTACAAGAATGCAAACGTTACATCGTGATTTAACATATGGTCAAGCAAGAGGTTATGAACAGGCTTTAATTGAGCATTACGATACGAAGAAAGGTGTTATTGGGGAAGAAATCTCTCAACAGAATAGACAAAATAAAATTAATTCTTTTGATGTAGATAGTAAAACTCGTAGAAAATCTCGACAAAGATATTTTATGAAATTTCGTAACCAATTACTGAAGAAATTGAAAGGAAAATGCTCATGA
- a CDS encoding DUF6531 domain-containing protein, whose protein sequence is MASFGNTIGILIPQPSAPAMVSQGSANPPEPLTNAAGPVDVIEMVADVASTALSLASPDSAVSAAVDVASTVISLALMIPGVPGPKPPTKKTVKGFSGGGGMGFNGGLVTQGKGKKGRGRKGRPAGGRGAGSGGCPCKGGGKGGAVGRPVNAILGIKVLPEETDFVFDSPLPLIWQRSYYSDQPGNGWLGQGWSLPFSMRLERTQDGFLYIDEQGREIPLPDIDDEQDEPQYADDEDDFDTEEADPVADPAEEDPYGLEDAYFDHEEQIYFSQVSDGLYQIASPDGGARLWFAEVDEGDGVYQLIAQLDRNHHHIRLCYGDNGLPHSVYDSNGRQFQLHFSSIRLNDSDEVFDAAAEHGVFVGKDDHLYVNRLTSVTFNSRELVRYGYDGYGDLTAVYGRDGKRLRGFAYRNHIMIEHNQPDGLVSHYEYDRYDTDGKVLKSHTNLGEAWTFDYREGYTRVTDALGREEIYGFDENYEEIYHIDAAGHRSDTERDDWGRITLQRDELGRETRFGYDTFGNVISITAPDGSRTQIDYHDTLNLPVAVNDPAGRITEYAYDGRGNLIHITDPAGHSTGYTYNEQWLPATITDALGKTKQLEYDSDGQLIRYTDCSGQATRFSYTEYGDLETVTDALGHTTRHHYDAAGNHIRSDYPDGSSESFEYDRINRLIAHIDGLGAKTEYELAVDGLPVKRTNALGHSFGYRYDQARRLTTLTNENGDTYRLDYDNTDNLIQETGWDGKITGYTYDAAGQLTEQTEYGLSDGLNADRPEIWHIHKYRYNLMGQLIEKVSRKVEGKTTSNTEAYNRIRFEYDCLSGKLIKARNHHSSIEFIYDSIDQLIQETTVHNGYKVTVQHRYDALGNKIQTILPDGGLINNLYYGSGHLHQINLNGELIADIERNELHQEVSRTQGELTSYYEYDPMGRLRSQVTTANQILKNNSKLNTLVGGVVRRNYHYDKAGNLIQLIDLRSGVLNYVYDKLGRIQKNGKKTFAFDPADNILSEEHFNTEYKGRNIGIGNRLEKYNGIEYTYDALGNMIYRQLPNGESQFFHYDAESQLIFAEIKKANGETQIWEYTYDPLGRRLSKNRIDNNALKSKATVFIWDGRKLLQEYNYRGNYTYFYTDQDSYEPLAQVFHSKQDNKDYLSYFHTDQIGIPYEMTDQYGNLLWFGEYSAWGKLQKDERVYQNAHQPFRLQNQYYDVETGLHYNLYRYYEPDIGRFVSSDPIGLFGGDNLYTFAPNITAWIDPWGLNRFSRSIWQAPSRGTGQQYVVFQQGINWDQVDNKGRTNLERASKGIAPLGPDGRSINLHHSKQDGRGPLFELSGTSHSKFDRSNALHPYKVDGTGKHPHHPVDRKSFGRDRRQYWIDRAKAERRRRRATGRC, encoded by the coding sequence ATGGCATCTTTCGGCAACACCATAGGCATTCTCATTCCCCAGCCTTCCGCGCCGGCCATGGTATCCCAAGGTTCCGCCAATCCGCCCGAACCGCTGACCAATGCCGCCGGCCCCGTTGATGTGATCGAAATGGTGGCCGATGTTGCTTCTACCGCTTTGTCTCTTGCTTCCCCCGATTCCGCCGTATCGGCAGCCGTTGATGTTGCTTCTACCGTGATTTCCTTAGCCTTGATGATTCCAGGGGTTCCGGGGCCGAAGCCGCCTACTAAAAAGACCGTTAAAGGGTTCAGTGGCGGCGGTGGAATGGGATTTAACGGCGGGCTGGTTACTCAAGGGAAAGGAAAAAAAGGCAGGGGGCGTAAAGGCAGGCCCGCAGGAGGAAGAGGAGCCGGTTCGGGAGGTTGTCCGTGTAAAGGCGGTGGCAAGGGCGGTGCAGTCGGTCGTCCGGTGAATGCCATACTGGGTATTAAAGTCCTTCCCGAAGAAACCGACTTTGTTTTCGATTCCCCTCTCCCCCTAATCTGGCAGCGCAGCTACTATTCCGACCAACCCGGCAACGGCTGGTTGGGGCAGGGCTGGTCGCTGCCGTTTTCGATGCGGTTGGAACGGACGCAGGACGGTTTCCTCTACATTGACGAACAAGGCCGGGAAATTCCGCTGCCGGATATCGACGACGAGCAAGACGAACCGCAATATGCCGATGATGAAGACGACTTCGACACAGAAGAGGCCGACCCCGTTGCCGACCCTGCGGAAGAAGACCCCTACGGTTTGGAAGATGCCTATTTCGACCACGAAGAGCAAATCTATTTTTCACAAGTTTCAGACGGCCTCTACCAAATCGCCTCACCTGACGGCGGTGCCCGTTTGTGGTTCGCCGAAGTCGACGAAGGCGACGGCGTTTACCAGCTCATTGCCCAACTCGACCGCAACCATCACCACATCCGCCTTTGCTACGGCGACAACGGACTGCCGCACAGCGTTTACGACAGCAACGGCAGGCAGTTCCAATTACATTTCTCCTCCATCCGCCTAAACGACAGCGACGAAGTATTCGATGCCGCTGCCGAACACGGCGTATTTGTCGGCAAAGACGACCACCTTTACGTCAACCGCCTAACCTCGGTTACCTTCAACAGCCGCGAACTGGTGCGCTACGGCTACGACGGCTATGGCGATTTGACCGCCGTTTACGGCCGCGACGGCAAACGTCTGCGCGGTTTCGCCTACCGCAACCATATTATGATCGAGCACAACCAGCCCGACGGGTTGGTATCGCATTACGAATACGACCGTTACGACACCGACGGTAAAGTGCTCAAAAGCCATACCAATCTCGGCGAAGCATGGACATTCGACTACCGCGAGGGCTACACCCGCGTTACCGACGCATTGGGCAGGGAAGAGATTTACGGTTTCGACGAGAACTACGAAGAGATTTACCACATCGATGCCGCCGGCCACCGCAGCGATACGGAGCGTGACGACTGGGGGCGGATTACCCTTCAACGCGACGAACTCGGCCGCGAAACCCGTTTCGGCTACGACACCTTTGGCAACGTGATCAGCATCACCGCCCCCGACGGCAGCCGCACCCAAATCGATTACCACGACACTTTAAACCTGCCGGTTGCCGTCAACGACCCCGCCGGCAGAATCACCGAATACGCCTACGACGGGCGCGGCAATCTGATTCACATCACCGACCCTGCCGGCCACAGCACCGGGTATACCTACAACGAACAATGGCTGCCCGCCACCATCACCGACGCATTGGGCAAAACCAAACAGCTCGAATACGATTCAGACGGCCAACTGATCCGCTATACCGATTGTTCCGGCCAAGCCACCCGTTTCAGCTACACCGAATACGGCGACCTCGAAACCGTTACCGATGCCCTCGGCCATACCACCCGCCACCATTACGACGCAGCCGGCAACCACATCCGCAGCGACTACCCCGACGGCAGCAGCGAAAGTTTCGAATACGACCGCATCAACCGCCTGATCGCCCATATCGACGGACTCGGTGCCAAAACCGAATACGAACTGGCGGTGGACGGCTTACCGGTCAAACGCACCAACGCCCTCGGCCATAGCTTCGGCTACCGCTACGACCAAGCCCGCAGATTAACCACCCTCACCAACGAAAACGGCGACACTTACCGCCTCGATTACGACAACACCGACAACCTGATTCAAGAAACCGGCTGGGACGGCAAAATCACCGGCTACACCTACGATGCCGCCGGCCAACTGACCGAACAAACCGAATACGGCCTTTCAGACGGCCTCAATGCCGACCGCCCTGAGATTTGGCACATCCACAAGTATAGATACAATCTTATGGGGCAATTAATTGAAAAAGTTAGTCGTAAGGTTGAAGGTAAAACAACTTCTAATACTGAAGCTTATAACCGTATACGTTTCGAATATGATTGTTTGAGTGGGAAATTAATTAAAGCGAGAAACCACCATAGCAGCATAGAATTTATATATGACTCTATAGATCAACTTATTCAAGAAACAACTGTTCACAATGGTTATAAAGTAACGGTTCAACACCGTTATGATGCTTTAGGTAATAAAATTCAAACTATTTTACCTGATGGTGGACTTATCAATAATTTATATTATGGTAGTGGCCATTTGCATCAAATCAATCTTAATGGAGAGTTAATCGCTGATATAGAACGTAATGAGCTACATCAAGAAGTAAGCCGTACTCAAGGTGAGTTAACTAGCTATTATGAATATGATCCAATGGGAAGATTACGTTCTCAAGTTACTACTGCTAATCAAATTCTAAAAAATAATTCAAAGCTAAATACCTTAGTTGGAGGAGTAGTCAGGAGAAATTATCATTATGATAAGGCTGGTAATTTGATTCAGTTAATTGACCTAAGAAGTGGAGTGTTAAATTATGTATATGATAAACTAGGCAGAATTCAGAAGAATGGTAAAAAGACTTTTGCTTTTGATCCCGCCGATAATATTTTATCAGAAGAACATTTTAATACTGAATATAAAGGTAGAAACATAGGAATTGGTAATCGCCTTGAGAAATACAATGGAATTGAATATACCTATGATGCTTTAGGTAATATGATTTACCGCCAATTACCTAATGGTGAAAGTCAATTTTTTCATTATGATGCAGAAAGTCAATTAATTTTTGCTGAGATAAAAAAAGCAAATGGTGAAACTCAAATTTGGGAATATACCTATGATCCACTTGGTAGACGTTTGAGTAAAAATAGGATTGATAATAATGCATTGAAGTCTAAAGCGACTGTTTTTATTTGGGATGGAAGAAAATTATTACAAGAATATAATTACAGAGGAAATTATACTTATTTTTATACAGATCAAGATAGTTATGAGCCATTAGCACAAGTTTTTCATAGCAAACAAGATAATAAAGATTATTTAAGTTATTTTCATACTGACCAAATTGGCATCCCGTACGAGATGACGGATCAGTATGGCAACTTATTGTGGTTTGGTGAATATTCAGCATGGGGCAAATTGCAGAAAGATGAACGAGTGTATCAAAATGCACACCAACCGTTTAGATTACAAAATCAATATTATGATGTTGAGACAGGGCTTCACTATAATTTATATCGTTACTATGAGCCAGATATAGGTAGATTTGTTAGCTCAGATCCTATAGGTTTATTCGGCGGTGATAATTTATATACTTTTGCTCCTAATATAACTGCTTGGATTGACCCTTGGGGATTAAATCGTTTTAGTCGTTCAATATGGCAGGCTCCTTCAAGAGGTACCGGACAGCAATATGTAGTATTTCAACAGGGTATTAATTGGGATCAAGTAGATAATAAAGGCAGAACAAACTTAGAGAGAGCATCTAAAGGAATAGCTCCGTTGGGACCTGATGGCAGATCCATAAATTTACATCATTCAAAGCAAGACGGAAGAGGTCCATTATTTGAACTTTCTGGAACTTCTCATAGTAAATTTGATCGTTCGAATGCCTTGCATCCATATAAAGTTGATGGTACTGGAAAACATCCTCACCACCCTGTAGATAGAAAATCTTTTGGTAGAGATCGAAGGCAGTATTGGATAGATCGAGCAAAAGCTGAAAGACGACGCAGAAGAGCTACTGGTCGATGTTAA
- a CDS encoding Imm26 family immunity protein, with the protein MSKIELWDWNKKKRTMLRFIKVGDIVCFEINEPKKKYGYGILIAKLDDGWFACKVYDIQHIDPNSITEKEIIEANQFGDIFILDVYSTLDVKKYINDGEWRILGHYGDFKLSQDEIDNTFFEYGVSGMKRKINLLGDEQEISDQEAESYLPYSPVTGDDAKRWYIKYD; encoded by the coding sequence ATGAGCAAGATAGAACTATGGGATTGGAATAAAAAGAAACGAACGATGTTACGATTTATTAAAGTTGGTGACATTGTTTGTTTCGAAATTAATGAGCCTAAAAAGAAATATGGTTATGGTATTTTAATTGCCAAACTGGATGATGGTTGGTTTGCTTGTAAAGTGTATGATATTCAGCATATTGATCCTAACTCAATCACAGAAAAAGAAATAATAGAAGCTAATCAATTTGGTGATATTTTTATATTGGATGTATATAGTACCTTAGATGTAAAAAAATATATAAATGATGGAGAGTGGAGAATTTTAGGCCATTATGGTGATTTCAAACTCAGTCAAGATGAAATAGATAATACATTCTTTGAATATGGTGTCAGTGGCATGAAAAGAAAAATTAATTTATTAGGAGATGAACAAGAAATTTCAGATCAAGAAGCAGAAAGTTATCTACCTTATAGTCCTGTGACAGGAGATGACGCTAAAAGATGGTATATAAAGTATGATTAA
- a CDS encoding CTP synthase, whose amino-acid sequence MKMLINSYKSVGEFTFGSSLVDVKKQHGEPARLIEDNIMNNIVEQRNACELVYENNILVYVNCFKDSNPQINGIDIFKESIEALKSMDSDFVEGKKYITFRNLGICVGGMLGKKIPEGKLLIAFDKNHLDFFETFTEV is encoded by the coding sequence ATGAAAATGTTAATTAATTCTTATAAATCAGTGGGTGAGTTCACATTTGGTTCCTCACTTGTTGATGTAAAAAAACAGCATGGAGAGCCAGCACGTTTAATTGAAGATAATATTATGAATAACATAGTTGAACAAAGAAATGCTTGTGAATTGGTTTATGAAAATAATATCCTTGTGTATGTTAATTGTTTTAAAGACTCTAATCCTCAAATAAATGGCATTGATATTTTTAAAGAATCTATTGAAGCCTTGAAATCCATGGATTCTGATTTTGTTGAGGGAAAGAAGTATATAACTTTTAGAAATTTGGGAATTTGTGTAGGTGGTATGCTAGGAAAAAAAATACCTGAAGGAAAACTATTAATAGCATTTGATAAAAATCATTTAGATTTTTTTGAAACATTTACTGAAGTATAA
- the tagF gene encoding type VI secretion system-associated protein TagF, with translation MLQREMHFFGKLNQSRDFIVSENLQADDRHFWDGWFSRCTSQDRLIPFTRKTFSTPRIWLFCIKLPDGIFYTGLAALSSDQTGRQYPFVLFCKPDSDSDLTAQIELFAEKTGFFRDTLNHGKCLIKNCNTHPHHTQPALPESFLHYLSNNGNPGSFWLESESGRHIEHEGHPSCSLFNKLFGS, from the coding sequence ATGCTGCAAAGAGAAATGCATTTTTTCGGCAAGTTAAACCAATCTCGCGACTTCATTGTTTCCGAGAATCTGCAAGCCGACGATAGACACTTTTGGGATGGCTGGTTTAGTCGTTGCACCAGTCAAGACAGATTAATTCCTTTTACCCGAAAAACATTTTCCACGCCGCGGATTTGGTTGTTTTGTATTAAATTGCCGGACGGTATTTTCTACACGGGGCTGGCAGCACTCAGCTCGGATCAAACCGGCAGGCAATATCCGTTTGTTTTATTCTGTAAACCCGATTCCGACTCGGACTTAACGGCACAAATTGAACTTTTTGCCGAAAAAACAGGTTTTTTCCGCGACACGTTGAATCACGGGAAATGCCTTATCAAAAATTGCAACACACACCCGCATCACACACAACCTGCTTTGCCCGAATCTTTTCTGCATTATCTATCCAACAACGGCAACCCCGGCAGCTTCTGGCTTGAAAGCGAAAGCGGCCGCCATATAGAACACGAAGGACATCCTTCATGCTCTTTGTTTAATAAATTATTTGGATCGTAA
- the tssA gene encoding type VI secretion system protein TssA: protein MKTFPRWDEPISAEAPAGVDIEYDSRFLELQSAAEGKPEQQYGDTIIPAEEPDWATVEKLCNQLLAESKDLRVLAYYTQALTAKHGLAGFCAGCEAIKTNVDSYWDSIYPKLEDEDGEYDPFYRINALSAFTTLDGIVKEIFPAKLLINGLTQQPVTVKEAVSVLQGNVPQSYPGGKDRLMLDIRVSADTGKPELVALIQALGHLKDIQSTFSTKLQDEHSLNFEVIQKPLTLIHKAVNYNDGSTPQPQQAEQTDPTAETSAPTGTQEQTSFQDADAWRRLNIKNRADVDLALEKICVYFETLEPSHPAPLFIRRVQRLMNMDFYDIMKDISPESIANLEVLIGKPDEETGTSDD, encoded by the coding sequence ATGAAAACATTTCCCCGGTGGGACGAACCGATTTCAGCAGAAGCTCCGGCAGGAGTCGATATCGAATACGACAGCCGCTTTCTGGAGCTGCAAAGTGCTGCCGAAGGCAAGCCCGAGCAACAATACGGCGACACCATTATTCCGGCGGAAGAACCGGATTGGGCAACGGTAGAGAAATTATGCAACCAATTGCTGGCCGAATCGAAAGACCTGCGCGTCTTGGCTTATTACACGCAAGCCCTCACCGCCAAACACGGGCTCGCCGGATTCTGCGCCGGTTGCGAAGCCATCAAAACCAATGTGGATTCGTACTGGGATTCCATCTACCCTAAGCTCGAAGATGAAGACGGCGAGTACGACCCGTTTTACCGCATCAATGCACTCAGCGCTTTCACAACGCTCGACGGCATTGTTAAAGAAATTTTTCCGGCCAAACTGTTGATAAACGGGCTGACCCAGCAACCGGTTACCGTAAAAGAAGCGGTTTCCGTATTACAAGGCAACGTCCCGCAAAGCTATCCGGGCGGAAAAGACCGGCTGATGCTCGACATCAGGGTAAGCGCCGACACCGGCAAGCCGGAATTGGTGGCTTTAATCCAAGCATTAGGCCATCTGAAAGACATCCAAAGCACTTTCTCAACCAAGCTGCAAGACGAGCATTCCCTCAATTTCGAGGTCATTCAAAAGCCGCTCACCCTGATTCATAAAGCCGTCAATTACAACGACGGCAGCACACCGCAGCCGCAACAGGCGGAACAAACGGATCCAACAGCCGAAACTTCTGCCCCAACCGGCACACAAGAGCAAACGTCTTTCCAAGATGCCGATGCGTGGCGCCGTCTGAATATCAAAAACCGCGCCGATGTCGATTTGGCTTTGGAAAAAATCTGCGTCTATTTTGAAACCCTTGAGCCCAGCCACCCTGCCCCACTGTTTATCCGCAGGGTGCAGCGTCTGATGAACATGGATTTCTACGACATCATGAAAGACATCAGTCCGGAAAGCATTGCCAATCTTGAAGTTTTAATCGGCAAACCGGACGAAGAAACAGGAACTTCCGACGACTGA
- a CDS encoding RHS repeat domain-containing protein, translating into MGRLKHQTATANRTLQHNGKLNTLVGGAVRRSYRYDQAGNLIQTADQRSGVLDYVYDKLGRIESAVNQQTGSREKFAFDPAHNILSDKVSDGFKDTQGLSEHLSDRHHISRTKGRNIGKGNRLEAYNGTEYTYDALGNMIYRQLPNGESQLFQCDSENQLIRAEIKKPKGNTEIWEYAYDPFGRRLSKERKDKLAWTSTAPKRTHFVWDGTRLLQEYSHKGSYTYVYTDQDSYEPLAQIFDSHKDRQQYLFYFHNNQIGTPHEMTDIHGNLLWYGSYSAWGSLASEKRIYENVHQPFRLQNQYFDQEIGLHYNCFRYYEPDTGRFVNQDPVGLLGGDNFYFFAPNIQDWLDPLGLARARARPGTYGAERRTHTGGETNHVPAYDAYKGLDGAPSRHYGPAFHMDRADHRSMTTTGSSHRSVAYRAQQRSHIRSGRWDLAMEMDIRETKTKFGDKYDRRMRRMISEARRQRLLSRKQAARLRRIIGRCS; encoded by the coding sequence ATGGGCCGTCTGAAACACCAAACCGCCACCGCCAACCGCACTTTGCAGCACAACGGCAAACTCAATACCCTGGTCGGCGGCGCAGTGCGCCGAAGCTACCGCTACGACCAAGCCGGCAACCTGATTCAGACCGCCGACCAACGCAGCGGCGTATTGGATTACGTGTACGACAAACTCGGGCGGATTGAAAGCGCCGTCAACCAACAAACCGGCAGCCGCGAAAAGTTCGCCTTCGACCCCGCGCACAATATCCTGTCGGATAAGGTTTCAGACGGCTTTAAAGACACCCAAGGCCTGTCTGAACACCTTTCAGACAGGCATCACATCAGCCGGACAAAAGGCCGCAACATCGGCAAAGGCAACCGCCTCGAAGCATACAACGGTACCGAATACACCTACGATGCCTTGGGCAATATGATTTACCGCCAACTGCCCAATGGTGAAAGCCAGTTGTTCCAATGCGACAGCGAAAATCAACTTATCCGCGCAGAGATTAAAAAGCCCAAAGGCAATACCGAGATATGGGAATACGCTTATGATCCGTTCGGGCGCAGACTGAGCAAAGAGCGCAAAGACAAATTGGCGTGGACGAGCACCGCGCCGAAACGGACGCATTTCGTTTGGGACGGAACAAGACTGCTTCAGGAGTATAGCCATAAGGGCAGCTATACCTACGTTTACACCGACCAAGATTCCTACGAACCCCTGGCCCAAATCTTTGACAGCCACAAAGACCGACAACAATATCTTTTTTATTTCCACAACAATCAGATTGGAACACCTCATGAGATGACCGACATTCACGGTAATTTACTGTGGTACGGCAGTTACTCGGCTTGGGGTTCTCTTGCGTCTGAAAAGCGCATTTATGAAAACGTTCATCAGCCTTTCAGGCTTCAAAACCAGTATTTTGACCAAGAAATAGGGCTTCACTATAACTGCTTCCGTTACTATGAACCAGATACGGGTCGGTTTGTGAATCAGGATCCAGTTGGATTGTTAGGTGGAGATAACTTTTATTTCTTTGCTCCTAATATCCAAGATTGGCTAGATCCTTTAGGTTTAGCTCGAGCAAGAGCTAGGCCAGGAACATATGGCGCAGAAAGAAGAACCCATACTGGCGGAGAAACTAATCATGTTCCTGCTTATGATGCATATAAAGGATTGGATGGTGCTCCATCTCGACATTATGGCCCAGCATTTCACATGGATAGAGCAGATCATAGAAGCATGACAACTACAGGTTCATCTCATCGTTCTGTAGCTTATAGAGCGCAACAGAGAAGTCATATAAGATCAGGCCGTTGGGATTTAGCTATGGAAATGGATATTCGAGAAACAAAAACAAAATTTGGTGATAAATATGATCGACGTATGAGAAGAATGATTTCAGAAGCAAGAAGACAACGCTTGCTTTCTAGAAAGCAAGCAGCACGACTACGTAGAATTATTGGAAGATGTTCATAA
- the tssB gene encoding type VI secretion system contractile sheath small subunit, with translation MSRNKSSGQKFIARNRAPRVQIEYDVELYGSEKKIELPFVMGVMADLVGKPVEPLPELAERKFLEIDVDNFDERMKALKPRVAFNVKNTLTGEGNLNVELEFESMDDFSPAAVAKKVEPLNELLQARTELSNLLSYMDGKSGAEELIGKVLGDSELLKSLAAAPKATPKDEQ, from the coding sequence ATGTCACGAAACAAATCATCTGGTCAAAAGTTTATCGCCCGCAACCGGGCACCGCGCGTACAAATCGAGTACGACGTAGAGCTGTATGGTTCCGAGAAAAAAATCGAACTGCCGTTTGTAATGGGCGTGATGGCTGATTTGGTCGGCAAACCTGTCGAACCGCTGCCCGAATTGGCCGAACGCAAGTTTCTGGAAATTGACGTAGATAATTTCGACGAGCGTATGAAAGCCCTCAAACCGCGCGTGGCCTTCAACGTGAAAAACACGCTCACCGGTGAAGGCAATTTGAACGTAGAGCTCGAATTTGAAAGCATGGATGATTTCTCACCCGCCGCAGTAGCCAAAAAAGTAGAACCTCTAAACGAACTTTTGCAAGCGCGCACGGAGCTTTCCAACCTGCTCTCATACATGGACGGCAAGAGCGGTGCGGAGGAATTAATCGGAAAAGTCTTGGGCGACAGCGAGCTGCTGAAAAGCCTTGCAGCCGCGCCGAAAGCAACACCCAAAGACGAGCAGTAA